The Arcobacter sp. LA11 genome includes a region encoding these proteins:
- a CDS encoding C40 family peptidase translates to MKILKPFIYIFIAFGASYLYLYGKPALTNEKEENSKINTVNKVLQKNSNTSTKNIISLAKSKIGSPYLYSKNGPSSFDCSGFVYYIFKENNINLPRTSIAQSEIGTKVSVDRLKKGDLVFFDTSLKGQVNHSGIYLGDDKFIHASSGKANGVTISDMNGWYKDKFKWGIRKDTLPYHDLTISTK, encoded by the coding sequence ATGAAAATATTAAAACCTTTTATTTATATATTCATAGCTTTTGGAGCATCCTATTTATACTTATATGGAAAACCAGCTCTTACAAATGAAAAAGAAGAAAATTCAAAAATAAATACAGTAAATAAAGTGCTGCAAAAAAATTCTAATACTTCTACTAAAAATATAATATCATTAGCAAAATCAAAAATAGGAAGCCCTTATTTATATTCTAAAAATGGTCCAAGCAGTTTTGACTGTTCTGGATTTGTATATTATATTTTTAAAGAAAACAATATAAATCTACCAAGAACATCCATAGCTCAATCAGAAATAGGTACTAAAGTTAGTGTAGACAGACTTAAAAAAGGAGATTTAGTTTTTTTTGATACAAGTTTAAAAGGTCAGGTAAATCATAGTGGCATATATTTAGGAGATGATAAATTTATCCATGCAAGTTCAGGAAAAGCCAATGGAGTGACTATTTCAGATATGAATGGATGGTACAAAGATAAGTTTAAATGGGGAATTAGAAAAGATACCTTGCCCTATCATGATTTAACTATTAGCACCAAGTAA
- a CDS encoding lipoprotein, whose protein sequence is MTKNFIHFFHAIIIAGVLLSFGGCGYKGPPVYEGDKKEVVK, encoded by the coding sequence ATGACAAAGAATTTCATTCATTTTTTTCATGCTATTATTATAGCAGGAGTTTTATTATCTTTTGGCGGTTGTGGTTATAAAGGACCACCTGTTTACGAAGGTGATAAAAAGGAAGTAGTTAAATAA
- a CDS encoding pyridoxal phosphate-dependent aminotransferase, whose protein sequence is MKIANRMDNLSPSVTMAITALGRELKAQGRDILSFSAGEPDFNTPEIIKQAAIEAIKAGHTKYTAVEGITETKQAIIDKLKRDHGLDYELGHIVISNGAKHSLFNLFQCLIEEGDEVIIPAPYWVTYPEQVKFSDGVPVFIDTDDSTNFKITAEQLKAAITPKTKVLLLNTPSNPTGGVYSEEELLALGEVLKGTDILVFSDEMYEKIMYDGTKFTAAAQVSEDMYQRTITINGISKSVAMTGWRYGYLATPHKDLVKAMIKFQGQVTSNVNSITQYAAIAALEGKADEDMEIMRVEFEKRRNIAMEQFNAISGLSCVKPDGAFYLFVNIKDITNDSMDFCAKLLEKEGVAVVPGLAFGTEGYFRFSFATDLESIEEGIRRIKKFVSENY, encoded by the coding sequence ATGAAAATTGCAAACAGAATGGATAACCTTTCGCCATCAGTAACTATGGCAATTACTGCTTTAGGAAGAGAGCTAAAAGCTCAAGGTAGAGACATTTTAAGTTTTAGTGCAGGGGAACCTGATTTTAACACACCAGAAATTATTAAACAAGCTGCTATTGAAGCAATTAAAGCTGGTCATACAAAATATACCGCGGTAGAGGGTATCACAGAAACAAAACAAGCAATTATCGATAAATTAAAAAGAGATCATGGCTTAGATTATGAATTAGGACACATTGTAATTAGTAATGGTGCAAAACACTCACTGTTTAATCTTTTTCAATGTCTAATCGAAGAAGGTGATGAAGTAATTATTCCAGCACCTTATTGGGTTACATACCCTGAACAAGTTAAATTCTCAGATGGTGTACCAGTATTTATTGACACAGATGATTCAACAAACTTTAAAATTACAGCTGAACAATTAAAAGCTGCAATTACACCTAAAACAAAAGTATTACTTTTAAATACACCTTCAAACCCTACAGGTGGAGTTTATTCAGAAGAAGAACTTTTAGCACTTGGAGAAGTATTAAAAGGGACTGATATTTTAGTATTTTCTGATGAAATGTATGAAAAAATCATGTATGATGGAACAAAATTCACAGCAGCTGCCCAAGTTAGTGAAGATATGTATCAAAGAACAATCACTATCAATGGTATTAGTAAATCAGTAGCTATGACTGGTTGGAGATATGGATATCTTGCAACTCCTCATAAAGATTTAGTAAAAGCAATGATCAAATTCCAAGGTCAAGTTACTTCAAATGTTAACTCAATTACTCAATATGCTGCAATTGCTGCATTAGAAGGTAAAGCTGATGAAGATATGGAAATAATGAGAGTAGAATTTGAAAAAAGAAGAAATATTGCAATGGAACAATTCAACGCAATTTCTGGGCTTTCTTGTGTAAAACCAGATGGTGCATTTTATCTTTTTGTAAATATTAAAGATATCACTAATGACTCTATGGACTTTTGTGCAAAACTATTAGAAAAAGAAGGTGTAGCAGTTGTTCCAGGACTTGCATTTGGAACAGAAGGTTATTTTAGATTTTCTTTTGCAACAGATTTAGAATCAATTGAAGAAGGAATTAGAAGAATCAAAAAATTTGTTAGTGAAAATTACTAA
- a CDS encoding cation diffusion facilitator family transporter, producing the protein MTPQKKATVVSSSVAALLTLIKLVVGIASGSVAVLASAIDSVLDMFVSVFNYFAINNSEKPADKTFNYGRGKIEALASVIEGTIITVSGLFLLYQAIKKAINGEVSHYLGISLTVMIISLIITIALVLYLNKIAKQTNSMVIKADALHYKTDVYTNIAVLVSLVLVNFTGIELIDVIVGGGISIFIIYSAYELIQEGILVLLDRAVDEEIVESIVEIIKAEEKVNAHHLLKTRDAGSQTFVEVHLVFDCIITLMDAHRVTDRIEEKIKTLDSNRNWVINIHMDPYDDFEINDEGKPCSIN; encoded by the coding sequence ATGACTCCACAAAAAAAAGCTACCGTAGTATCAAGTAGTGTTGCGGCACTACTTACACTTATCAAGCTTGTAGTTGGTATTGCAAGTGGGTCAGTTGCAGTTTTAGCATCTGCAATTGACTCAGTTTTAGATATGTTTGTATCTGTATTTAACTACTTTGCTATTAATAACTCTGAAAAGCCTGCTGATAAAACATTTAATTATGGAAGAGGAAAAATTGAAGCACTAGCTTCTGTAATAGAAGGTACCATTATTACAGTTTCTGGACTATTTTTATTATACCAAGCTATTAAAAAAGCTATAAATGGTGAAGTATCTCATTATCTAGGTATTTCATTAACAGTTATGATTATCTCTTTAATAATCACTATTGCACTTGTTTTATATTTAAATAAAATAGCAAAACAAACAAACAGTATGGTTATCAAAGCAGATGCTCTTCATTATAAAACGGATGTTTATACTAATATTGCTGTTTTAGTTTCTTTAGTTTTAGTAAACTTTACAGGAATTGAATTAATTGATGTAATCGTTGGTGGTGGAATTTCAATTTTTATTATCTATTCTGCTTATGAACTTATTCAAGAAGGGATTTTAGTCCTACTTGATAGAGCTGTTGATGAAGAAATAGTTGAAAGTATTGTTGAAATAATCAAAGCAGAAGAAAAAGTTAATGCTCATCATCTATTAAAAACAAGAGATGCAGGAAGCCAAACTTTTGTAGAGGTTCATCTAGTTTTTGACTGTATTATTACACTTATGGATGCTCATAGAGTAACCGATAGAATTGAAGAAAAAATAAAAACCCTAGATTCAAATAGAAATTGGGTTATAAATATTCATATGGATCCATATGATGATTTTGAAATAAATGATGAAGGAAAACCATGTTCAATAAATTGA
- the nadB gene encoding L-aspartate oxidase yields the protein MIYDYIIIGSGIAGLNAARLIPKSKKVLILCKKSPWECNTFYAQGGIATAVDDTDISNHIQDTLTAGANYNNKEAVEVLSKNSLECIEDLIDNGLEFDLNSEGELAFTKEAAHSRSRILHADGDATGRMMHLFLLSQCKHDIETNAVVNDLLIHDGICYGVQYFVSETEEKTVYAHNTIIASGGIGSIYKYHTNSTAIAGEVQGICVEKGLALKDMEMMQFHPTVFKGTSFARKALLSEALRGEGAYIVDENDYRFLFDYHIDGELAPRDVVSRAIFDYFHKTKLQIYLSFDNFEKNFFRKRFPNIYANLNDLGYDLPFEKVPISPAFHYAMGGIETDINAKVLDVKNLYAIGEAACSGVHGANRLASNSLLEGVVFSKVAVEDSLKKNFKISCENYTNIIKSYVRNQEIDKSIKDRLRVLMWENAAIVRNSSSLEKTIKEVDNFLNEKVGRLLFLRLLTARSILEAAMNRKESLGAHFISKK from the coding sequence ATGATATATGATTATATTATTATAGGTTCTGGAATTGCAGGTTTAAATGCAGCAAGGTTAATCCCTAAATCAAAAAAAGTTTTGATTTTATGTAAAAAATCTCCTTGGGAATGTAACACATTCTATGCACAAGGTGGTATTGCAACTGCTGTTGATGATACTGACATATCAAATCATATACAAGATACTTTGACTGCTGGTGCAAATTATAACAATAAAGAAGCTGTTGAAGTATTAAGTAAAAACTCTTTAGAGTGCATTGAAGACTTAATTGATAATGGATTAGAATTTGACTTAAATAGTGAAGGTGAGTTAGCTTTTACAAAAGAAGCTGCACACAGTAGAAGCCGAATTTTACATGCAGATGGTGATGCAACAGGAAGAATGATGCATTTATTTTTATTAAGTCAATGTAAGCATGATATAGAAACTAATGCTGTAGTTAATGATTTACTTATTCATGATGGTATTTGTTATGGAGTTCAATATTTTGTAAGTGAAACAGAAGAAAAAACTGTATATGCACATAATACAATCATAGCTAGTGGTGGAATAGGGTCTATTTATAAGTATCATACAAACTCAACTGCAATTGCAGGGGAAGTTCAAGGTATTTGTGTTGAAAAAGGTCTTGCTTTAAAAGATATGGAAATGATGCAATTTCATCCAACTGTATTTAAAGGTACATCTTTTGCTAGAAAAGCACTACTTAGTGAAGCTTTAAGAGGTGAGGGTGCTTATATTGTAGATGAAAATGACTATAGATTTTTATTTGATTATCATATAGATGGAGAACTTGCTCCAAGAGATGTAGTTTCAAGAGCTATATTTGATTATTTTCATAAAACTAAATTACAGATTTATTTATCTTTTGATAATTTTGAGAAGAATTTTTTCAGAAAAAGATTCCCAAATATTTATGCAAATTTAAATGATTTGGGTTATGATTTACCTTTTGAAAAAGTTCCAATTTCTCCTGCTTTTCATTATGCAATGGGTGGAATCGAAACAGATATAAATGCAAAAGTTTTAGATGTGAAAAATCTTTATGCAATAGGTGAAGCAGCTTGTTCAGGAGTACATGGAGCTAATAGATTAGCTTCAAATTCTCTACTTGAAGGTGTTGTTTTCTCTAAGGTTGCAGTTGAAGATTCTTTGAAAAAAAATTTTAAGATTTCATGCGAAAACTATACTAATATTATAAAATCTTATGTTCGTAATCAAGAAATAGACAAATCTATAAAAGATAGATTACGAGTACTAATGTGGGAAAATGCTGCAATAGTAAGAAATAGTTCATCTTTAGAAAAAACAATTAAAGAAGTTGACAATTTCTTGAATGAAAAAGTAGGTAGGTTATTATTTTTAAGATTACTTACTGCAAGATCTATATTAGAAGCTGCAATGAATAGAAAAGAATCTCTTGGGGCACACTTTATTAGTAAAAAGTGA
- a CDS encoding phospholipase D family protein, translating to MQNFNKTFKILSKILLLFTLSIYISNSTRLFASSTGIYSSYKSDLMLSDYLKDVKNKMQNKTGVYVLEQGIEAMLSRAWLTQHAQTTIDVQYFIFSTDNIGLIATNYLIEAAKRGVKVRVLVDDIMVEASGEDLLKIASHKNIEIKIYNPMANIGKNIFQKIINLSTDFHKLNQRMHNKTFTIDGKVTITGGRNVADEYFGYDHEYNFRDRDVLLVGGVVSKVQKSFNEFWENKLSVDIKDLLKNKKLDSDTPIFTKLHEYASNPKNFVPSVRNKINEIPLAIKEIQEQKKLQWIENVQYISDIPGKNNANKFLAGGGASTDKLISLLKNSKESVIIQTPYLITTKKTRKILKELVAKGVDIKILTNSLASTDNLEAFNGYQRDRQALLKTGIEVYEFKPNAKIRQKIMSEVMQKQLKKAPIFGLHAKSMVVDNKTSIIGTYNVDPRSANLNTENFVIIPSSKIAKEIKEGMIEEMKEENAWKISLDWNPDSLVDLKKRIRVKIRRIVPKSIL from the coding sequence TTGCAAAATTTTAATAAAACCTTCAAAATATTATCAAAGATACTATTACTATTTACTCTTTCTATTTATATTTCAAATAGTACAAGACTTTTCGCATCTAGCACAGGTATTTATTCTTCATATAAAAGTGATTTGATGTTATCAGATTATTTAAAAGATGTTAAAAATAAAATGCAAAATAAAACAGGTGTTTACGTACTAGAACAAGGAATAGAAGCTATGTTGTCTCGTGCATGGCTAACACAACATGCCCAAACTACAATAGATGTGCAATATTTTATTTTCTCAACTGACAATATAGGATTAATAGCAACAAATTATTTGATAGAAGCAGCAAAAAGAGGCGTCAAAGTTAGAGTTTTAGTTGATGATATTATGGTTGAAGCTAGTGGTGAAGATTTACTTAAAATTGCATCACATAAAAATATTGAGATTAAAATATATAATCCTATGGCAAATATTGGTAAAAATATTTTTCAAAAAATCATTAACTTAAGTACAGATTTTCATAAATTAAATCAACGTATGCATAATAAAACCTTTACTATTGATGGAAAAGTTACTATTACAGGAGGAAGAAATGTTGCCGATGAGTACTTTGGATATGACCATGAATATAATTTCCGTGATAGGGATGTATTATTAGTTGGTGGTGTCGTTAGTAAAGTACAAAAATCTTTTAATGAATTTTGGGAAAATAAATTAAGTGTAGACATAAAAGATTTACTTAAAAATAAAAAACTAGATAGTGACACACCTATTTTTACAAAACTACATGAGTATGCTTCTAATCCAAAAAACTTTGTACCATCAGTTAGAAATAAAATAAATGAAATACCCTTAGCTATAAAAGAGATTCAAGAACAAAAAAAGCTTCAATGGATAGAAAATGTTCAGTATATCTCTGATATTCCTGGGAAAAACAATGCTAATAAATTTTTAGCAGGTGGAGGAGCATCTACTGATAAATTGATTTCATTGCTAAAAAATAGTAAAGAGTCTGTTATTATTCAAACTCCATATTTAATTACCACTAAAAAAACTAGAAAAATTCTAAAAGAACTTGTAGCAAAAGGTGTTGATATTAAAATTTTAACAAATAGCTTAGCATCAACAGATAATCTTGAAGCATTTAATGGCTACCAACGTGATAGACAAGCCTTACTTAAAACTGGTATTGAAGTATATGAATTCAAACCAAATGCAAAAATAAGACAAAAAATCATGTCAGAAGTCATGCAAAAGCAACTAAAAAAAGCCCCAATATTTGGGCTACATGCAAAATCTATGGTTGTAGATAATAAGACAAGTATTATTGGGACATACAATGTTGACCCAAGAAGTGCTAACTTAAATACAGAAAATTTTGTGATTATCCCATCTAGTAAAATTGCAAAAGAAATCAAAGAAGGTATGATAGAGGAAATGAAAGAGGAAAATGCATGGAAAATATCTCTTGATTGGAATCCAGATAGTTTGGTAGATTTAAAAAAGAGAATTAGGGTGAAAATTCGTAGAATTGTTCCTAAGAGTATTTTGTAA
- a CDS encoding M48 family metallopeptidase, translated as MIFDTKILNKMVTVKLIKKIRNRHTYLRIKNSELIEISSNPFFTINDAKKLIEKKKEWIEKRINFVKKDFLSSDEYLFLGEKYKLDESIKNIDEFYRKKAKEIIPLIVEKYSKEMKLHSTSLKFRKNKNTWGSCNYKNGLNFNILLVKYPIEIVEYVVIHELAHIKHKNHSKRFWNLVEVYCPDYKNRMKLFKTFL; from the coding sequence ATGATTTTTGATACTAAAATATTAAATAAAATGGTTACTGTAAAACTAATAAAAAAAATAAGAAATAGACATACTTATTTAAGAATTAAAAACAGTGAGTTAATAGAAATTTCTTCAAATCCTTTTTTTACTATAAATGATGCAAAAAAGTTAATAGAAAAGAAAAAAGAATGGATAGAAAAAAGAATTAATTTTGTAAAAAAAGATTTTCTATCTTCTGATGAGTACCTATTTTTAGGCGAAAAATATAAACTAGATGAGTCTATAAAAAATATAGATGAGTTTTATAGAAAAAAAGCTAAAGAGATTATTCCTTTGATTGTTGAAAAGTATTCAAAAGAGATGAAACTTCATTCAACTTCACTAAAATTTAGAAAAAACAAAAATACTTGGGGTTCATGCAACTATAAAAATGGATTAAACTTTAATATATTATTAGTAAAATATCCTATAGAAATCGTTGAATATGTGGTAATTCATGAATTAGCCCATATAAAACATAAAAATCATTCAAAAAGATTTTGGAATTTAGTTGAAGTTTATTGTCCTGATTATAAAAACAGGATGAAGCTTTTTAAGACTTTTTTATAA
- a CDS encoding DUF721 domain-containing protein has protein sequence MNEILCHLKNNPEFRKINTQETIQKFIELLPLKLKKGIKFAYIKRQILYFVLTHPVYKMEFEYNKSLINALLKKSNIANVEEVKFFVTNKIEKREEKIEKIDTFDERSYGIFQNSIKDEKLHKITEEIRNIIKKS, from the coding sequence ATGAATGAAATTCTTTGTCATCTTAAAAATAATCCTGAATTCAGAAAGATTAATACACAAGAGACAATCCAAAAGTTTATAGAACTATTGCCATTGAAACTTAAAAAAGGTATAAAATTTGCCTATATAAAGCGACAAATACTATACTTTGTACTAACTCATCCTGTTTATAAAATGGAGTTTGAGTATAACAAGAGTTTAATAAATGCACTATTAAAAAAATCTAACATTGCTAACGTGGAAGAAGTTAAGTTTTTTGTAACAAATAAAATCGAAAAAAGAGAAGAGAAGATAGAAAAAATTGACACTTTTGATGAACGTTCATATGGAATTTTTCAAAATAGCATAAAAGATGAAAAATTACATAAAATTACAGAAGAGATAAGAAATATTATAAAAAAGTCTTAA
- a CDS encoding abortive infection system antitoxin AbiGi family protein: MGISPSSIIHFTDKKEALIGILNNNFKLSYCKEKIILKNNEYNLGIPMVSFCDIPLSQIKEHISKYGSYGIGLSKNWAIKKRLNPVLYVDTDSHLSESYEKLFYKYLTEPDISTETATDSQRAIIDIFRYTKNYQSNLERGEALIKNYRFSDEREWRYVLDLNESEKYICKHDECSEIDLNKYSLDFEPNDIQYIIIRDENEIGDFLNVLRSAKGKNYSFHDVERLMTRIITTEQIKNDF; this comes from the coding sequence ATGGGTATAAGTCCAAGTTCAATAATACATTTTACAGATAAAAAAGAAGCTTTAATTGGTATTCTTAATAATAATTTTAAACTTTCATATTGCAAAGAGAAAATTATATTGAAAAATAATGAATATAATTTAGGTATTCCAATGGTTAGTTTTTGTGATATACCTTTGTCCCAAATTAAAGAACATATTTCAAAGTATGGTTCATATGGAATAGGACTTTCTAAAAATTGGGCGATTAAAAAAAGATTAAATCCTGTTTTATATGTTGATACAGATTCACATTTATCAGAAAGCTATGAAAAATTATTTTATAAATATTTAACAGAACCAGATATAAGTACAGAGACTGCAACTGATAGTCAAAGAGCAATCATTGATATATTTAGATATACAAAAAACTATCAATCTAATTTAGAAAGAGGGGAAGCCTTAATAAAAAATTACAGGTTCTCAGATGAAAGAGAATGGAGGTATGTACTTGATTTAAATGAGTCTGAAAAATATATATGCAAACATGATGAATGTAGTGAAATTGACTTAAATAAGTATTCTTTAGATTTTGAACCTAATGATATCCAGTATATAATTATACGTGATGAAAATGAAATTGGAGACTTTTTGAATGTTCTTAGAAGTGCAAAAGGTAAAAATTATTCTTTTCATGATGTAGAGAGGTTGATGACAAGAATTATTACTACCGAACAGATAAAAAATGATTTTTAA
- the nhaD gene encoding sodium:proton antiporter NhaD: protein MLKILMTLLLSSIALFAAGGGAAAGAVAPDLTMTWVGFACLFIFVVGYYFVAAEEKYEIDKAKPALFIGTFMFILVALYYALNGLDLGLVHTEANHLILEIAGIFFFLFVAMTYIESLIHMGVFDRLKYNLVSKGYTYRKLFWVTGFIAFFLSPIADNLTTALILSTVLITIEKTRKDFLVPGAINIVVAANAGGAWSPFGDITTLMAWTAGKGTFVDFLFLFPASIVGYLVTAVILARFVPDEKPPFDASKEEKPKMSEGAKVVMFLGVFTIFCAVMSHQVLHLPAMWGMMFGLSLLKVYSYGLKKKYGVDHFNIFHSMAKIENNTLMFFFGILAAVGALYFIGWLALAIVVYDPSVLGPTWSNIGVGFLSAIVDNVPVMSAVLKASPTMGLDQWMLVTLTAGVGGSMISFGSAAGVGVMGKLHGIYTFGSHMKYAWTIVIGYFVSVAIWYVQYQMLGIGH, encoded by the coding sequence ATGTTAAAGATTCTGATGACACTATTGTTATCATCTATAGCGTTATTTGCTGCAGGCGGGGGAGCCGCAGCTGGAGCAGTTGCACCTGATTTAACTATGACTTGGGTTGGATTTGCGTGTTTATTTATTTTTGTAGTAGGGTACTATTTTGTAGCTGCTGAAGAAAAATATGAGATTGATAAGGCTAAACCAGCGTTATTTATAGGTACATTCATGTTTATTTTAGTTGCACTTTACTATGCATTAAATGGTTTAGATTTAGGATTAGTTCATACTGAAGCAAACCACTTAATTTTAGAGATTGCTGGAATTTTCTTCTTCTTATTTGTTGCTATGACATATATAGAATCTCTAATTCATATGGGTGTATTTGATAGATTAAAATATAATCTTGTTTCAAAGGGATATACATATAGAAAGCTTTTCTGGGTAACTGGATTTATTGCATTCTTCTTATCTCCAATTGCGGATAACTTAACAACAGCTCTTATTTTATCAACTGTATTAATTACAATTGAAAAAACAAGAAAAGATTTCTTAGTACCTGGTGCTATTAATATCGTTGTTGCTGCAAATGCCGGTGGTGCATGGTCACCATTTGGTGATATCACAACTCTTATGGCTTGGACAGCAGGAAAAGGAACATTTGTTGATTTCTTATTCTTATTCCCAGCTTCTATTGTAGGATACTTAGTAACAGCAGTTATTTTAGCTAGATTTGTGCCAGATGAAAAACCTCCATTTGATGCTTCAAAAGAAGAGAAGCCTAAAATGTCTGAGGGGGCTAAAGTAGTAATGTTCTTAGGTGTATTTACAATTTTTTGTGCAGTAATGTCTCACCAAGTGTTACATTTACCAGCAATGTGGGGTATGATGTTTGGTCTTTCTCTACTTAAAGTTTATTCTTATGGACTTAAAAAGAAATATGGTGTTGACCACTTTAATATTTTCCATTCAATGGCAAAAATTGAAAACAATACTTTAATGTTCTTCTTCGGTATTTTAGCAGCAGTTGGTGCTTTATACTTTATTGGATGGTTAGCATTAGCAATCGTTGTATATGACCCATCAGTATTAGGACCAACGTGGTCAAATATTGGTGTAGGATTCTTATCAGCAATTGTTGATAATGTTCCAGTTATGTCAGCAGTACTTAAAGCAAGTCCAACAATGGGACTTGACCAATGGATGCTTGTAACACTTACAGCAGGTGTTGGTGGTTCTATGATTTCATTTGGTTCAGCAGCAGGTGTTGGTGTTATGGGTAAACTACATGGAATTTATACATTTGGTTCACACATGAAATATGCTTGGACAATTGTAATTGGTTACTTTGTTTCTGTAGCTATCTGGTATGTTCAGTATCAAATGCTAGGAATTGGACACTAA
- the guaA gene encoding glutamine-hydrolyzing GMP synthase encodes MKHVPIVVLDFGSQYTQIIARKLREAGVYSEIVPYNERIEDILARTPRGIILSGGPASVYAQDAYHPDDQIFNLGLPILGICYGMQLISQFYGGSVIPADHHEYGKARLQFEKDNAIFKDTDDGQIVWMSHGDKVDELADGFEVIGTSENSPYAAIANEDENIYAFQFHPEVYHSEQGSKILKNFAKYICGCDSTWNMGGFAKEQIKKIQEQVGDKKVLCGVSGGVDSSVVATLLAEAIGNQVIPVFVDNGLLRANEREQVEAMFKARGVNLITVDASEQFLSKLAGVTDPETKRKIIGETFIEVFDKEAKKHDDIEFLAQGTLYTDVIESVSVKGPSKTIKSHHNVGGLPDWMTFELIEPLREIFKDEVRLLGLELGLPRDMIGRHPFPGPGLAIRVMGDVNKPDLELLRKADTIMLDVLHATGLYDKTWQAFTVLLNVKSVGVMGDNRTYDNTVCVRIVEATDGMTATFAHIPHDVLETISRRIINEVDGINRVVYDISSKPPATIEWE; translated from the coding sequence ATGAAACATGTACCAATAGTTGTATTAGATTTTGGTAGTCAATATACACAAATTATTGCAAGAAAATTAAGAGAAGCTGGTGTTTATTCTGAGATTGTACCTTACAATGAAAGAATTGAAGATATTTTAGCTAGAACTCCAAGAGGTATTATCCTTTCAGGTGGTCCTGCATCAGTATATGCACAAGATGCTTATCATCCAGATGATCAAATCTTTAATTTAGGTCTTCCTATTTTAGGAATTTGTTATGGTATGCAACTTATTTCTCAGTTTTATGGAGGTTCTGTAATTCCAGCAGACCATCATGAATATGGAAAAGCAAGATTACAATTTGAAAAAGACAATGCAATTTTTAAAGATACAGATGATGGTCAAATTGTTTGGATGTCTCATGGTGATAAAGTTGATGAGTTAGCAGATGGTTTTGAAGTAATAGGAACATCAGAAAACTCTCCATATGCAGCTATTGCAAATGAAGATGAAAATATTTACGCTTTTCAATTTCACCCAGAAGTTTACCACTCAGAGCAGGGTTCTAAAATTCTTAAAAACTTTGCAAAATATATCTGTGGATGTGATTCAACATGGAATATGGGTGGATTTGCAAAAGAACAAATCAAAAAGATTCAAGAGCAAGTAGGTGATAAAAAAGTACTTTGTGGTGTATCTGGTGGAGTTGATTCTTCTGTAGTTGCTACACTTTTAGCTGAAGCTATTGGAAATCAAGTAATACCAGTGTTTGTTGATAATGGACTTTTAAGAGCAAATGAAAGAGAACAAGTTGAAGCTATGTTCAAAGCAAGAGGTGTTAACTTAATTACTGTTGATGCATCAGAGCAATTCTTATCAAAATTAGCAGGTGTTACAGACCCTGAAACAAAAAGAAAAATCATTGGTGAAACTTTCATTGAGGTATTTGATAAAGAAGCTAAAAAGCATGATGATATTGAGTTTTTAGCACAAGGTACACTTTATACAGATGTTATAGAATCTGTATCTGTAAAAGGTCCTTCAAAAACTATTAAATCACATCACAATGTTGGTGGATTACCAGACTGGATGACTTTTGAGTTAATTGAGCCACTAAGAGAAATCTTCAAAGATGAAGTAAGACTTTTAGGACTTGAACTTGGACTTCCTAGAGATATGATAGGTCGTCATCCTTTCCCTGGACCAGGACTTGCTATTAGAGTTATGGGTGATGTAAATAAGCCTGATTTAGAACTTCTAAGAAAAGCTGACACAATAATGTTAGACGTTCTTCATGCAACAGGTTTATATGACAAGACATGGCAAGCATTTACAGTTTTATTAAACGTAAAATCAGTAGGTGTAATGGGTGATAACAGAACTTATGACAACACAGTATGTGTTAGAATAGTAGAAGCAACAGATGGTATGACAGCAACATTTGCACATATCCCTCATGATGTCTTAGAAACTATTTCAAGAAGAATCATCAACGAAGTTGATGGAATCAACAGAGTAGTATATGATATATCTTCAAAACCACCAGCAACAATAGAGTGGGAATAA